One part of the Thermoanaerobacterium sp. CMT5567-10 genome encodes these proteins:
- the pknB gene encoding Stk1 family PASTA domain-containing Ser/Thr kinase: MIGRMLGNRYEILEKIGEGGMAKVYKAKCHLLNRIVAIKILRSEFVADEEFVRRFKRESQAAASLSHPNIVSIYDVGQEGDIYYIVMEYVNGKTLKQLIRDANGPLPLPKALDITRQVCSALEHAHKNHIVHRDIKPQNILVTDDNIVKVTDFGIARAANGSTITYGGGDVLGTAYYFSPEQAKGAMIDEKTDIYSLGIVMYEMLTGKVPFEGESPISVALKHIQENIVPPSKINPKVPYKLDKIVLKATEKDINFRYKSASELLNDIETYINNPDKLIIADENDNNVTRVMKSEEINEKLSGTKTLKKKKKSGKIFRNIGIALLILALMASLSYGTMYFLNNMAIADEVTVPNIKGQTLDKATSILESNNLKLNITDSQYSDAPTNTILSQNPPAGERVKKGSTVNVVVSKGKQTSVVPNVIGSEYRDAQLKIKNSGLNANLIWDYNDSYPNGYVYDQNPRQGVQVESNTVVDLYVSKGPEMVTVPNVVNMSLDDATKALENVGLKVGNITTQSSDSVPDNFVIDQSIPQGTSIQKGKSVDLIVSKAVQQQQQQSQLPSDYKTKNITIDLPNQEGTMKVDVYVIQDGNKTLQYSNTFTSADSPITVPVSGKGNVIIEVDINGSIYKTMGAKF, translated from the coding sequence ATGATAGGGAGAATGCTTGGCAACCGATACGAGATATTGGAAAAAATTGGTGAAGGTGGTATGGCAAAGGTTTATAAAGCTAAATGCCATCTTTTAAATAGAATAGTTGCCATAAAAATATTGCGCTCTGAATTTGTAGCAGATGAAGAATTTGTGAGAAGATTTAAAAGAGAATCACAAGCAGCAGCTAGCCTTTCTCATCCTAATATAGTAAGTATATATGATGTAGGTCAAGAGGGAGATATTTATTATATTGTAATGGAGTATGTAAATGGTAAAACATTAAAACAATTGATAAGAGACGCTAATGGGCCTTTGCCTTTACCAAAAGCTCTCGACATAACAAGGCAGGTTTGCAGTGCATTGGAACATGCTCATAAAAATCATATTGTCCACAGGGATATAAAGCCACAGAATATACTAGTAACAGATGATAATATTGTGAAGGTTACCGATTTTGGGATAGCTAGGGCTGCAAATGGTTCAACAATAACATATGGTGGCGGAGATGTGCTTGGTACTGCTTATTATTTCTCGCCTGAACAAGCGAAAGGTGCTATGATAGATGAAAAGACTGATATATATTCTCTAGGAATTGTTATGTATGAGATGCTTACAGGTAAAGTTCCTTTCGAAGGTGAAAGCCCAATTTCAGTTGCATTAAAGCATATACAAGAAAATATTGTGCCGCCATCTAAAATAAATCCAAAAGTACCGTACAAACTGGATAAAATAGTATTAAAGGCAACAGAAAAAGATATAAATTTTAGATATAAAAGTGCAAGCGAACTATTAAATGATATTGAGACATATATAAATAATCCAGATAAATTGATTATAGCAGATGAAAATGATAATAATGTAACGCGGGTCATGAAATCTGAAGAAATAAATGAGAAGCTATCAGGAACGAAGACTCTTAAAAAGAAGAAAAAGAGTGGCAAAATTTTTAGAAATATAGGAATTGCATTGCTAATTCTGGCATTAATGGCATCGCTATCGTATGGAACCATGTATTTTTTGAATAACATGGCAATAGCAGATGAAGTAACTGTTCCTAATATAAAAGGGCAAACTCTTGATAAGGCAACAAGCATTTTAGAAAGCAATAATTTAAAATTGAACATAACAGATAGCCAGTACAGCGATGCACCAACTAATACAATTTTATCACAGAATCCGCCAGCTGGGGAAAGGGTAAAGAAAGGAAGTACAGTAAATGTAGTGGTTAGTAAAGGCAAACAGACATCAGTCGTGCCAAATGTTATAGGCAGTGAATATAGGGATGCACAATTAAAAATTAAAAATAGCGGTTTAAATGCTAACTTGATTTGGGATTATAATGACAGCTATCCTAATGGTTATGTGTATGACCAAAATCCAAGGCAAGGTGTTCAAGTTGAAAGCAATACTGTTGTTGATCTTTACGTAAGCAAAGGTCCAGAAATGGTAACAGTACCTAATGTTGTAAATATGTCACTTGACGATGCAACAAAAGCATTGGAAAATGTCGGTCTTAAAGTTGGTAATATAACAACCCAGTCTAGCGATAGTGTGCCTGACAACTTTGTAATAGACCAGAGTATTCCCCAAGGCACCAGTATACAAAAAGGTAAATCTGTAGATTTAATTGTCAGTAAAGCAGTTCAGCAGCAACAGCAGCAATCACAATTACCATCTGATTACAAAACAAAAAATATTACAATAGATTTACCAAATCAAGAAGGGACTATGAAAGTTGATGTTTATGTGATACAAGATGGCAATAAAACATTACAATATTCTAATACTTTTACTTCTGCTGATAGTCCAATAACAGTTCCTGTTAGTGGCAAAGGAAATGTTATTATAGAAGTTGATATAAATGGCAGTATATATAAGACAATGGGGGCGAAATTTTAG
- the rsgA gene encoding ribosome small subunit-dependent GTPase A yields MRLTGRIIRGIGGFYYVYTEHGIIECRARGKFRISNIVPIVGDNVDIETENLKDGFIINIHNRKNELVRPPVSNVDQAIITFSIVNPVLNRLQLDKMIILTELNEIHPVICINKIDLVTEDVFLPLYNLYKNLGYDVIATSKFDNSGIDKLKAMLIGKTSFFTGPSGVGKSSLINCIHGTNKQEIGDLSEKLLRGKHTTRSVELIPFENGYVLDTPGFTSLNLDLDEAELKYYFRDFKEYETNCRFKSCLHINEPDCGVKIAVSNGLIDKIRYSNYLNLYNELKSNKRRRY; encoded by the coding sequence GTGAGGTTAACTGGCAGAATTATAAGAGGCATTGGAGGGTTTTATTATGTATATACCGAGCATGGCATTATAGAATGCCGTGCTCGTGGTAAATTCAGAATATCAAACATCGTACCAATAGTAGGGGATAATGTTGATATTGAAACAGAAAATTTAAAAGATGGTTTCATAATAAATATACATAACAGAAAAAATGAATTAGTAAGACCGCCAGTATCTAATGTTGATCAAGCAATAATAACTTTTTCTATTGTAAATCCTGTTTTAAATAGACTACAGCTTGATAAAATGATTATATTAACTGAATTAAATGAAATACACCCTGTAATATGTATAAATAAGATTGATTTAGTGACTGAAGATGTTTTTCTACCATTGTATAATTTATATAAAAATTTAGGCTATGACGTTATTGCTACTTCAAAGTTTGATAATAGTGGTATTGATAAGTTAAAGGCAATGTTGATTGGAAAAACTTCGTTTTTTACAGGGCCGTCAGGCGTAGGAAAATCATCGTTAATAAATTGTATACATGGAACTAATAAGCAGGAAATTGGAGATTTAAGCGAAAAGCTGCTAAGAGGAAAACATACTACAAGAAGTGTAGAGCTTATTCCTTTTGAAAACGGCTATGTATTAGATACGCCTGGTTTTACTTCATTAAATTTAGATTTAGATGAAGCTGAACTTAAATATTATTTTAGAGATTTTAAAGAATATGAAACAAATTGCAGATTTAAATCGTGTTTGCACATAAATGAACCTGATTGTGGCGTAAAAATTGCCGTAAGTAATGGGTTAATAGATAAAATACGATATTCTAATTATCTAAATTTATATAATGAGTTAAAGTCTAATAAAAGGAGGAGATATTGA
- the rpe gene encoding ribulose-phosphate 3-epimerase yields the protein MEISPSILSADFGNLLSDIKKAEKEKPEFLHIDVMDGHFVPNITIGPLVLKALKGKTDIPFDVHLMIEDPDKYIKEFAEAGAKNITVHQEACLHLDRTLQFIKSIGIMASVALNPATPLETLKYVLPSVDMVLIMTVNPGFGGQVFIDEMYEKIRELAYIRKSRGLNFKIEVDGGINVDNINDVVFAGADVIVAGSSIFGSGDPGENIKKLRGAVKR from the coding sequence ATGGAAATTTCTCCATCTATATTATCTGCAGACTTTGGGAATTTACTATCTGATATAAAAAAAGCTGAAAAAGAAAAACCTGAATTTTTACATATAGATGTAATGGATGGACATTTTGTTCCAAATATTACAATTGGCCCGTTGGTATTAAAGGCTTTGAAAGGTAAGACTGATATTCCCTTTGATGTACATTTAATGATAGAAGATCCTGATAAATACATAAAAGAATTTGCCGAAGCAGGGGCAAAAAATATCACGGTTCATCAGGAAGCATGTTTACATTTAGATAGAACGTTGCAGTTTATTAAATCTATTGGTATTATGGCTAGTGTTGCATTAAATCCAGCAACACCGTTAGAAACATTGAAATATGTACTGCCATCGGTTGATATGGTTCTGATAATGACTGTAAATCCTGGGTTTGGGGGACAGGTATTTATAGATGAAATGTATGAAAAAATACGTGAACTAGCATATATTAGAAAAAGTAGAGGATTGAATTTCAAGATAGAGGTTGACGGTGGGATTAATGTAGACAACATCAATGATGTAGTTTTTGCTGGAGCTGATGTGATAGTGGCAGGATCCTCAATATTTGGTAGTGGCGACCCTGGAGAAAATATAAAAAAACTTAGAGGTGCAGTAAAAAGATGA
- a CDS encoding thiamine diphosphokinase, translated as MKTCIISNGEFNDSDYIRELINNCDYVICADGGANIAYKLGIVPNLIIGDLDSADKQIIDYYKKDGVQVDKYPTEKDETDTQLATLKAIELGTDEIIYIASTGSRFDHSIANLSLLLYLLKRNIKGIIASEKNEIHLVDRSLELEGKIGDIVSLIPYSTDVKGIYTDGLYYSLSGQDMSLDMPYGISNVFINNKIKIKIDSGLLLVIKSKD; from the coding sequence ATGAAAACATGCATTATTTCAAATGGGGAGTTTAACGACTCTGATTATATAAGGGAATTAATTAATAATTGCGATTATGTAATTTGTGCTGATGGTGGTGCAAATATTGCATATAAATTAGGAATAGTTCCCAATCTCATTATAGGAGATCTTGATTCGGCAGATAAACAAATTATTGACTATTATAAAAAAGATGGCGTTCAAGTAGATAAATATCCAACAGAGAAAGATGAAACAGATACTCAGTTAGCGACGCTTAAAGCTATAGAACTTGGAACTGATGAAATCATATATATAGCATCAACAGGAAGCAGATTTGATCATTCTATAGCAAATCTGTCACTTCTATTGTACCTACTAAAAAGAAATATAAAGGGAATAATAGCAAGCGAAAAAAATGAAATTCATCTTGTAGATAGGTCTTTAGAATTAGAAGGCAAGATAGGTGACATTGTTTCATTAATTCCATATAGTACAGATGTAAAGGGAATATACACTGATGGATTATATTATTCTTTATCAGGGCAGGATATGTCATTGGATATGCCTTATGGTATAAGCAATGTTTTTATAAATAATAAGATTAAGATTAAAATTGACAGTGGATTATTATTAGTAATAAAATCTAAAGATTAG
- the rpmB gene encoding 50S ribosomal protein L28, translating to MMRKCDVCGKTPMAGYQYSHSHRKSIKKWQPNLKRVRAIVDGTPVRLNVCTKCLKSGKVKRAI from the coding sequence ATGATGAGAAAATGCGACGTTTGTGGAAAAACACCAATGGCAGGGTATCAATATAGTCATTCCCACAGAAAATCAATAAAGAAATGGCAGCCAAATTTAAAACGTGTTAGAGCTATTGTTGATGGAACACCTGTAAGATTAAATGTTTGTACGAAATGTTTAAAATCAGGGAAGGTTAAGAGGGCCATATAA
- a CDS encoding Asp23/Gls24 family envelope stress response protein, translated as MDQTKNNLGKIDISTDVIASIASYATSECYGIVGLGKRGPDGLIELFKNEQSGKGIKITSDEDGMVIDLYIIVEYGVNIKTVAANIIEKVKYTIETFTGIKVKNVVVNVQSIKVDI; from the coding sequence ATGGATCAAACCAAAAATAACTTAGGTAAAATAGATATTTCTACAGATGTTATTGCATCTATAGCGAGTTATGCGACTTCTGAATGTTATGGTATTGTTGGCTTAGGAAAGCGTGGACCTGATGGACTCATAGAGCTTTTTAAAAATGAACAATCAGGTAAGGGAATTAAGATTACATCAGACGAAGACGGAATGGTTATAGATTTGTACATTATAGTTGAGTACGGTGTAAATATAAAAACTGTTGCAGCAAATATAATTGAAAAAGTTAAGTATACTATAGAGACATTTACTGGAATCAAAGTTAAAAATGTAGTCGTAAATGTGCAGAGCATAAAAGTTGATATCTGA
- a CDS encoding DAK2 domain-containing protein encodes MLDHIDGKTLKLLFKGGAQYLSNKSDEVNKLNVFPVPDGDTGSNMAYTLNYAVKEMEKASDNINDILNSLSRGALLGAKGNSGVILSQIIRGFAKSLLNHDIITTKDFAEALNMGSSVAYKAVMKPTEGTILTVVKDCANKALKLSKIKDFEVFIDGIVKAAAESVERTPDLLPVLKQAGVVDSGGKGFLFILLGMLETIKGHEVVQEYTTNDVSTNEADLTNINFKYCTEMLINANSQMSYKLKSEIESFGDSLIVVGDDDLIKVHIHTNNPGLVLQEGLKYGDLLKVKIDNMKIQHENIILETKNNLKQDNSLPAKKYGFLAVSPGDGISKIFKELGCDVVIDGGQTMNPSALDILKGLEKINTENIIVFPNNKNIIMTCEQAMSMSDKNIYVIATESFNQAVSAIINVDANMSIDDVIRSINDTIEKITTIEITYSIRDSVIDGINIKSGDILGFVDGKFTAIGTDYNEVALKIISDNISDDASIITIYYGKDVSKDKAKDLQDFISFDGDIDIQYGGQPLYYYVISIE; translated from the coding sequence CTGTTGGATCATATAGATGGTAAAACTTTAAAACTTTTATTTAAAGGTGGGGCTCAATATTTATCAAATAAATCTGATGAAGTGAATAAATTAAATGTCTTTCCGGTTCCAGATGGTGATACTGGTTCTAATATGGCATACACTTTAAATTATGCTGTTAAAGAAATGGAAAAAGCATCCGATAATATAAACGATATATTAAATAGTCTTTCAAGGGGTGCTTTGCTGGGAGCCAAGGGAAATTCGGGTGTGATTTTGTCACAAATTATTAGAGGATTTGCTAAAAGCCTTTTAAATCACGATATAATCACTACAAAAGATTTTGCAGAAGCGCTAAATATGGGTTCTTCTGTTGCTTATAAAGCAGTGATGAAACCTACTGAAGGGACTATTCTGACTGTTGTTAAAGACTGTGCCAATAAAGCTTTAAAATTAAGCAAAATAAAGGACTTTGAAGTATTTATTGATGGGATTGTAAAAGCTGCTGCAGAATCAGTTGAAAGGACTCCTGATTTGCTACCTGTATTGAAACAGGCTGGTGTAGTCGATTCTGGTGGTAAAGGGTTTTTGTTTATATTGTTAGGAATGCTGGAAACAATAAAAGGACATGAAGTTGTTCAAGAATATACAACAAACGATGTTTCTACAAATGAAGCTGACCTGACAAATATAAATTTCAAATATTGTACGGAAATGCTTATAAATGCCAATTCACAAATGTCTTATAAGTTGAAAAGTGAAATAGAATCTTTTGGTGACAGTTTAATTGTTGTTGGTGATGACGATCTTATAAAAGTGCATATTCATACAAATAATCCTGGTTTAGTACTGCAAGAGGGCTTAAAGTATGGTGATTTATTAAAGGTCAAAATTGACAATATGAAAATTCAACATGAAAATATCATATTGGAAACAAAAAATAATTTAAAACAAGATAATAGTCTTCCTGCTAAAAAATATGGATTTTTGGCTGTATCTCCTGGAGATGGAATAAGTAAAATATTCAAAGAATTAGGATGTGACGTTGTAATTGATGGGGGACAAACTATGAATCCTAGTGCTTTGGATATTTTAAAGGGGTTAGAAAAAATAAATACTGAAAATATAATTGTCTTTCCAAATAATAAGAACATAATCATGACTTGTGAACAAGCCATGTCGATGTCTGATAAAAACATATATGTGATCGCTACTGAAAGTTTCAATCAGGCAGTCAGTGCAATAATAAATGTCGATGCAAATATGAGTATAGATGATGTAATAAGAAGCATAAATGATACAATTGAGAAAATTACAACAATAGAAATAACATATTCTATAAGGGACTCAGTTATTGATGGAATAAATATTAAAAGTGGTGACATATTAGGATTTGTAGATGGTAAATTTACTGCAATTGGTACTGATTATAACGAAGTCGCTTTAAAAATTATAAGCGATAATATATCTGATGATGCTTCTATAATAACTATTTATTATGGTAAAGATGTTTCGAAAGATAAAGCAAAGGACTTACAAGATTTTATTTCATTTGACGGAGATATAGACATTCAATATGGTGGACAGCCCTTGTATTATTATGTAATTTCCATTGAATAG
- the recG gene encoding ATP-dependent DNA helicase RecG — protein sequence MDLSKSIQYVKGVGPKRAILLKKIGIETVKDALEYYPKEYENRDKIIPIDMLKIGEKQTFKAYIAGKAREYKVKRLTITKIPVKDGSGAVELVWYNQPYIKSNFKLGEEYIINGKVSYKYGQIYVENPIMDRSDSLNINAGRIVPIYKLTEGLSQKVIRNIIFNLLKEYLNDIEEIFDENFLEEYNLLDIKSAIKNIHFPESSKMLEKSKYRLVFQEFFILQLGLALIKNKYNEGKTGIKFKRVDLKDFFSKLKFRLTQAQERVLNEILDDMCSGKVMNRLLQGDVGSGKTIIAAAAMYVAVKNGYQASIMAPTEILAKQHYYTLKELYDELNIKIELLTGSIGTRKKNNIIEGIRNGEIDILVGTHSLIEENVQFKNLGLAITDEQHRFGVRQRAVFKEKGEQTDVLVMTATPIPRTLALMLYGDLDISVIDELPPGRKKIETYAISATLRDRAYKFVINEVKKGRQAYIVCPLIEDSNLINAKSAEVVYEEIYKGVFKEFRVGLVHGGMNSNDKNKVMNEFVNGKIDILVSTTVIEVGVNVPNASVIVIENAERFGLAQLHQLRGRVGRSSHQSYCILIAYSYSDVVKKRLKVMTETNDGFKIAEKDLEIRGPGEFFGVKQHGLPELKLANIFEDIEILKLAQKAVEKFLNNDITFKRHDKMKAELIERFKDKLEGIVLN from the coding sequence ATGGATCTTTCAAAATCTATACAATATGTAAAGGGAGTAGGTCCTAAAAGAGCTATATTATTAAAAAAAATTGGCATAGAAACAGTAAAGGATGCGCTGGAATATTATCCAAAAGAATATGAAAATAGAGATAAAATAATACCAATAGATATGCTTAAGATCGGTGAAAAGCAGACTTTTAAGGCTTATATAGCGGGTAAAGCAAGGGAATATAAAGTAAAAAGATTAACTATTACAAAGATACCTGTTAAAGATGGAAGTGGTGCGGTTGAACTTGTTTGGTATAATCAGCCGTACATAAAGAGCAATTTTAAATTAGGTGAAGAATATATTATAAATGGCAAAGTTTCTTATAAATATGGACAGATATATGTAGAGAATCCGATTATGGATAGAAGCGATAGTCTAAATATCAATGCTGGAAGGATTGTGCCAATATATAAATTAACTGAAGGACTGAGCCAAAAAGTTATAAGGAATATAATTTTCAATCTTTTGAAAGAATATTTAAATGACATAGAAGAAATATTTGATGAAAATTTTTTAGAAGAATATAATTTGCTAGATATTAAAAGTGCAATAAAAAATATACATTTTCCTGAGTCTTCAAAAATGCTTGAAAAATCCAAATATAGACTTGTTTTTCAAGAATTTTTTATTTTGCAATTAGGGTTAGCTTTGATAAAAAATAAATACAATGAAGGAAAAACAGGTATAAAGTTTAAACGTGTCGATTTAAAAGATTTTTTTAGCAAGTTAAAATTTCGCCTTACACAAGCGCAGGAGAGAGTTTTAAATGAAATACTTGATGATATGTGTTCAGGGAAAGTAATGAATAGGCTTTTGCAAGGCGATGTTGGCTCAGGAAAGACGATTATAGCAGCAGCAGCCATGTATGTCGCTGTGAAAAACGGATATCAGGCTTCTATAATGGCTCCGACAGAAATACTTGCAAAACAGCATTATTATACTTTAAAAGAACTATATGACGAATTAAATATAAAAATTGAATTGCTTACTGGAAGTATTGGTACTAGAAAGAAAAACAATATTATTGAGGGAATTAGAAATGGCGAAATTGATATATTAGTTGGTACTCATTCTTTAATTGAGGAAAATGTACAATTCAAAAATTTAGGTTTAGCAATAACTGATGAGCAACACAGGTTTGGCGTTCGACAAAGAGCCGTATTTAAAGAAAAAGGTGAACAAACGGATGTCTTAGTGATGACGGCAACGCCTATACCAAGAACATTGGCACTTATGTTATATGGTGATTTAGATATATCTGTGATAGATGAATTGCCACCGGGACGAAAGAAAATAGAGACATATGCAATAAGTGCTACTTTAAGAGATAGAGCATATAAATTTGTCATAAATGAAGTAAAAAAAGGACGTCAAGCGTATATTGTTTGTCCATTAATAGAAGATTCAAACCTGATTAATGCAAAATCGGCAGAAGTTGTATATGAAGAGATTTACAAAGGGGTTTTTAAAGAATTTAGAGTTGGTTTAGTACATGGTGGAATGAACTCAAATGATAAGAATAAAGTTATGAATGAATTTGTTAATGGGAAAATAGATATATTAGTGTCTACAACGGTTATAGAAGTTGGCGTGAATGTGCCAAATGCTTCAGTTATTGTTATTGAAAATGCTGAAAGATTTGGGTTGGCACAACTTCATCAATTAAGAGGACGTGTAGGAAGATCATCGCATCAATCTTATTGTATCCTTATAGCATATTCATATTCAGATGTTGTTAAAAAAAGATTGAAAGTGATGACTGAAACTAATGATGGTTTTAAAATTGCTGAAAAAGATTTGGAAATAAGAGGACCAGGTGAATTTTTTGGTGTAAAGCAGCATGGATTGCCAGAATTGAAATTAGCAAATATTTTTGAAGATATTGAAATATTGAAATTGGCTCAAAAAGCTGTTGAAAAATTTTTAAACAACGATATTACATTCAAAAGGCATGATAAGATGAAAGCCGAACTAATTGAGCGATTTAAAGATAAATTGGAAGGGATTGTATTAAATTAA
- a CDS encoding DegV family protein yields MSKIAIVTDSVSDIPDDIVKLYDIYVVPLTIDIDGVSYKDGIDIKKDYFYDLLNSGKTPTTSQISPIEFMEVFSDLLKSYDEIICILLSSKLSGTYQSALLAKENLKNSKITVLDSKNFSLGSGLLVIEAAKMARNGSTRDEIVGKINDMIPKISYIMIFDSLEYLYRGGRLKKSQAILGSILNIKPILVNNDGELEIKDKVRGRKNAIKWIINYMKETNVNFKRKEIGLLHTDREEFMLEIENAIRNEFGVANFIKNRAGCSAGVHAGPYAVGIFFELD; encoded by the coding sequence ATGAGCAAGATTGCTATAGTTACAGACAGTGTATCAGATATACCTGATGACATAGTAAAATTGTACGATATTTATGTTGTTCCCTTGACTATTGACATTGATGGTGTATCTTACAAAGATGGGATAGATATAAAAAAAGATTATTTCTACGATCTGTTAAATTCAGGGAAAACGCCGACAACATCTCAAATATCTCCAATTGAATTTATGGAAGTTTTTAGCGATTTATTAAAAAGCTATGATGAAATTATCTGCATTCTATTGTCATCTAAATTGAGTGGTACATACCAATCAGCATTATTGGCTAAAGAAAACTTAAAAAATTCAAAAATAACAGTGCTCGATTCGAAAAACTTTTCGTTAGGTTCTGGACTTTTAGTTATAGAAGCTGCTAAAATGGCTCGAAACGGTAGTACAAGAGATGAGATAGTTGGCAAAATCAATGACATGATACCAAAAATAAGTTATATAATGATTTTTGATTCTTTAGAATATCTTTATAGAGGTGGAAGATTAAAAAAATCACAGGCTATACTAGGTAGTATTTTAAATATAAAGCCTATTTTAGTCAATAATGATGGAGAGTTAGAAATAAAAGATAAGGTACGAGGAAGAAAAAATGCAATAAAGTGGATAATAAACTATATGAAAGAAACAAATGTTAATTTCAAAAGAAAGGAGATAGGATTGCTGCACACTGATAGAGAAGAGTTTATGCTTGAAATTGAAAATGCCATTAGAAACGAGTTTGGAGTTGCGAATTTTATTAAGAATAGAGCTGGTTGCTCAGCTGGCGTTCATGCAGGTCCATATGCAGTTGGTATATTTTTTGAATTAGATTAA
- a CDS encoding alpha/beta-type small acid-soluble spore protein, with product MAAGSETKNPLVVREAKQAMSKWKYEIASELGINPPADGYWGTLTSRDCGAVGGHMVRKMIQMAESQIANKGTLR from the coding sequence ATGGCAGCAGGTTCAGAGACAAAGAATCCGCTTGTAGTAAGAGAAGCAAAGCAAGCTATGAGCAAATGGAAATATGAAATAGCAAGCGAACTTGGAATAAATCCTCCAGCCGATGGTTATTGGGGTACACTTACATCCCGTGATTGCGGTGCTGTAGGTGGCCATATGGTAAGAAAAATGATCCAAATGGCTGAAAGCCAAATCGCTAATAAAGGTACACTTAGATAA
- a CDS encoding alpha/beta-type small acid-soluble spore protein — translation MAAGSETKNPLVVREAKQAMSKWKYEIASELGINPPADGYWGTLTSRDCGAVGGHMVRKMIQMAESQIANNGTLK, via the coding sequence ATGGCAGCAGGTTCAGAGACAAAGAATCCGCTTGTAGTAAGAGAAGCAAAGCAAGCTATGAGCAAATGGAAATATGAAATAGCAAGCGAACTTGGAATAAATCCTCCAGCCGATGGTTATTGGGGTACACTTACATCCCGTGATTGCGGCGCTGTAGGTGGTCATATGGTAAGAAAAATGATCCAAATGGCTGAAAGCCAAATCGCTAATAATGGAACATTGAAATAG
- the rsmD gene encoding 16S rRNA (guanine(966)-N(2))-methyltransferase RsmD, translated as MRVISGKAKGRKLKCPPGKAIRPTSDMVKESLFNIIGADIYNSRFLDLFSGTGSIGIEALSRGANICYFVEKVYNNIKYINDNIKLLDSTDNAKVLHMDVLDALYYFSKNNIKFDIIYIDPPYYKNLYVEPLNKISEYKLLDSCGYIIVEHHKNDILNDKYGNLQKVRVKKYGETVLTFYKEAANEYSSVSREL; from the coding sequence TTGAGGGTTATATCTGGAAAAGCCAAAGGTAGAAAATTAAAATGCCCACCAGGAAAAGCAATAAGACCTACATCTGACATGGTTAAAGAGTCATTATTTAATATTATTGGTGCTGATATATATAATTCAAGATTTTTAGATTTATTTTCTGGAACTGGAAGTATCGGTATCGAAGCATTAAGCAGAGGTGCTAATATTTGCTACTTTGTAGAAAAAGTATATAATAATATTAAATATATAAACGATAATATAAAGTTACTTGATTCAACTGACAATGCAAAAGTTTTGCATATGGATGTCCTTGATGCTTTATATTATTTCAGCAAAAATAACATTAAATTTGATATTATATACATAGATCCACCATACTACAAAAATTTATATGTGGAACCATTAAATAAAATCAGCGAATATAAACTATTGGATTCATGTGGTTACATAATTGTTGAACATCACAAAAATGATATTTTAAATGATAAATATGGAAACTTGCAAAAAGTTAGAGTTAAGAAATACGGCGAAACTGTATTAACTTTTTATAAGGAGGCAGCAAATGAATATAGCAGTGTATCCAGGGAGCTTTGA